One genomic segment of Nonomuraea coxensis DSM 45129 includes these proteins:
- a CDS encoding sigma-70 family RNA polymerase sigma factor — MVEQDWVSERFAEHQDRLRAVAYRMLGSAGEAEDAVQEAWLRVSRAGTGRIENPGGWLTTVVARVCLNMLEARRTRREDAAGALPPEPDAAHASTRPAGQAGPEDEALLADSVGVALMVVLNALTPAERLAFVLHDVFAVSFGEIGAIIDRSPAAARQLASRARRRVQGAAGASDAARSAKRELVEAFLAAARGGDFAALLDLLDPDAVVGEVRGGRDVAAFFSGRAQAARLALVDGVPAAVWSHLGRPKAVLTFTVTDGRISRIDIDTDPLRLRDLDIVILAGGDQERR, encoded by the coding sequence ATGGTCGAGCAGGACTGGGTGAGCGAACGGTTCGCCGAGCACCAGGACCGCCTGCGTGCGGTGGCCTATCGGATGCTCGGTTCGGCAGGCGAGGCCGAGGACGCGGTGCAGGAGGCATGGCTGCGGGTCAGTCGCGCGGGCACCGGCCGGATAGAGAACCCGGGAGGGTGGCTGACCACGGTCGTCGCCCGGGTCTGTCTCAACATGCTGGAGGCGCGCAGGACCCGGCGTGAGGACGCGGCCGGGGCGCTGCCGCCCGAGCCGGACGCGGCGCACGCGAGCACCCGGCCCGCCGGTCAGGCCGGTCCCGAGGACGAGGCGCTGCTGGCCGACTCCGTCGGGGTCGCGCTCATGGTGGTGCTGAACGCGCTGACTCCCGCCGAGCGGCTCGCGTTCGTGCTGCACGACGTCTTCGCCGTGTCGTTCGGCGAGATCGGCGCCATCATCGACCGGTCCCCGGCGGCGGCCAGGCAGCTCGCCAGCCGGGCCCGGCGGCGGGTGCAGGGAGCGGCAGGGGCGTCCGACGCCGCGCGGTCGGCGAAGCGGGAGCTCGTCGAGGCGTTTCTCGCCGCCGCCAGGGGCGGGGACTTCGCCGCGCTGCTCGACCTGCTCGATCCGGACGCCGTGGTCGGCGAGGTCCGGGGTGGCCGCGACGTGGCGGCCTTCTTCTCGGGACGGGCTCAGGCCGCCAGGCTCGCCCTGGTCGACGGCGTACCGGCGGCCGTCTGGTCGCACCTCGGCCGGCCGAAGGCCGTCCTCACGTTCACCGTCACCGACGGGAGGATCAGCCGCATCGACATCGACACCGACCCCCTTCGGCTCCGCGACCTCGACATCGTCATTCTCGCGGGCGGCGACCAGGAGCGCCGTTGA
- a CDS encoding YybH family protein — MTRQLAERPEDVPTVFAERFNSGDAEAMAEVYESGAVFVAEPGTPLTGQEARAANERFMNLGLPITVRPRHVYTAGDIALLIVDWVIDGTDPDGRPVHIEGTATDVALRGQDGRWRYAIDNPFGVKGGVAEGP, encoded by the coding sequence ATGACGCGGCAACTGGCTGAACGTCCCGAGGACGTGCCCACGGTGTTCGCCGAGCGGTTCAACAGTGGTGACGCGGAGGCGATGGCGGAGGTCTACGAGAGCGGGGCGGTGTTCGTCGCGGAGCCGGGCACACCGCTGACCGGGCAGGAGGCCCGTGCCGCCAACGAGCGCTTCATGAACCTCGGACTGCCGATCACCGTTCGACCCCGACACGTCTACACGGCCGGCGACATCGCCCTGCTGATCGTCGACTGGGTCATCGACGGCACGGATCCTGACGGCCGCCCCGTCCACATCGAGGGCACCGCCACCGATGTCGCCCTGCGCGGGCAGGACGGGCGTTGGCGCTACGCCATCGACAACCCGTTCGGCGTGAAGGGGGGAGTCGCCGAAGGACCTTGA
- a CDS encoding tetratricopeptide repeat protein — translation MTAPPARRPDEPGQPQPEPQVLLEATASGHARVIQAARDQFISVHLHGQQEPVRWPHQVGAVPQPAEGFHARGANAPLISFGSADGEPPDAALVLTGLGGVGKTQWAAHLARSAQAGGAVDLLVWIPATTRQAVVAAYAEAAADVCPGEVADADQAAARFVAWLGRTERRWMVVLDDVSAPADMRDLWPPARAGSATLVTTRRQDAALASQGRRLVELGPFSERQAASYLAHRLGEDPRMLDGAAELAEALGRLPLALAQACAYMLDQDMGCRAYRARLADRTRRLDGLLPESGALPDQQRVTVAAAWSLSVELADRLNPVGLARPALELASVLSPDGIPPELFASAAARDHLAGRGSATEVDAADALGAVRSLHRLSLVSHAPGRPVQVHGLVQRSTREQLPPERLARTVRAAADALLQAWPETEPDFATGQRFRANAEALRSHDEHLLWSEHDVHEVLLRTGQSLARAGLYQATMDHYRQLAATSARKYGADHPRTLACRTNSIGFLKFTAPPAEAVAAYSELAADCARLFGPDDLATFAARGNLADVRAGGGDLAGALADYEDLLVGHLRVRGAYDRRTLEVRSRIAALHDDMRDEPRAAALYEELLGDCLTHLGPLDDMTLNIRGKLARLRGQAGDPVGARDRFAELLDEHLAAFGHDDYRTLLVRHELADWRAAAGDPAGAAADLEAMIDDAVRVLGAHHIDVSRARYTLGLLRNEAGDATAAPAGLSESAHLLEQLFGPEHPLVAGNRTVHLMWQHALVESDPVTAAEVLAENVASMRALLGPDHPQVLESRRYLLKIEGVIGDPGRTAEEVAVLLADCRRALGPEHLLTLAVRADLADWRGEAGDYAGAVADLRDLQEDMTRVLGPHHPETLDARRLLAEKLDATGDTAGALAVYEDLISIHGQVLGPDHPDTLWLRSASADCRSSEAEAGTMIPVYQELIADCERVLGPDHPRTLGMRGRLLDCRGEAGEPAAAAEECRELLLGYQRIMPPDHIETLPVRATYAQLLADSEDFAGSVTVYEDLLPVALRIWGPDHFGSLMVRGCLAEVRARRDRAPADGLAAFAALFDDCLRVLGPAHHITEATRAFLDALRQGGPALPSTTYSKLVDQYAKAERSGRALPPAAG, via the coding sequence GTGACCGCGCCCCCGGCGCGGCGGCCGGACGAGCCCGGACAGCCGCAGCCAGAGCCGCAGGTTCTGCTGGAGGCCACCGCTTCCGGACATGCCCGCGTGATCCAGGCCGCTCGTGACCAGTTCATCAGCGTGCATCTGCACGGACAGCAGGAACCGGTACGGTGGCCGCACCAGGTCGGGGCCGTGCCGCAGCCCGCCGAGGGGTTCCATGCCCGGGGCGCGAACGCCCCCTTGATCTCCTTCGGCTCGGCCGACGGGGAGCCCCCGGACGCGGCGCTCGTGCTGACCGGGCTGGGCGGGGTCGGCAAGACCCAGTGGGCCGCGCACCTGGCCCGTTCCGCACAGGCCGGCGGCGCGGTCGACCTGCTGGTGTGGATACCGGCGACCACCCGCCAGGCCGTCGTCGCCGCGTACGCGGAGGCCGCCGCCGATGTCTGCCCCGGCGAAGTGGCCGACGCCGACCAGGCGGCGGCCCGGTTCGTGGCCTGGCTGGGGCGCACCGAACGCCGCTGGATGGTGGTGCTGGACGATGTGAGCGCGCCCGCGGACATGCGTGACCTGTGGCCCCCCGCGCGGGCCGGGAGCGCGACCCTGGTCACCACCCGCCGCCAGGACGCGGCGCTCGCCAGCCAGGGCCGCAGGCTGGTGGAGCTCGGGCCGTTCAGCGAACGGCAGGCCGCGTCGTATCTGGCCCACCGGCTCGGGGAGGACCCCCGGATGCTCGACGGGGCCGCCGAACTCGCCGAGGCTCTCGGTCGGCTGCCGTTGGCCCTCGCGCAGGCGTGCGCGTACATGCTGGACCAGGACATGGGCTGCCGCGCCTACCGGGCCCGGCTCGCCGACCGGACCCGCCGCCTGGACGGCCTGCTGCCGGAGAGCGGGGCCCTGCCCGACCAGCAGCGGGTGACCGTGGCGGCGGCCTGGTCCCTCTCGGTCGAGCTGGCCGACCGGCTCAACCCCGTCGGCCTGGCGCGCCCCGCGCTGGAGCTGGCCAGCGTGCTCAGCCCGGACGGCATCCCGCCCGAACTGTTCGCCAGCGCCGCCGCGCGGGACCACCTCGCCGGTCGGGGCTCCGCGACGGAGGTGGACGCCGCCGACGCGCTGGGGGCGGTGCGCTCGCTGCACCGGCTCAGCCTCGTCAGCCACGCGCCGGGCCGGCCTGTCCAGGTCCACGGGCTGGTGCAGCGCAGCACGCGCGAGCAGCTTCCCCCGGAACGGCTGGCCCGGACCGTCCGGGCGGCGGCCGACGCCCTGCTCCAGGCGTGGCCGGAGACGGAGCCCGACTTCGCCACCGGCCAGCGGTTCCGCGCCAACGCCGAGGCGCTGCGCTCCCATGACGAGCACCTGCTGTGGTCCGAACACGATGTGCACGAGGTCCTGCTCAGGACCGGCCAGAGTCTCGCCCGCGCGGGGCTCTACCAGGCGACGATGGACCACTACCGGCAGCTCGCGGCGACCTCCGCGCGGAAGTACGGCGCCGACCACCCCCGTACTCTCGCCTGCCGCACCAACTCCATCGGTTTCCTGAAGTTCACCGCGCCCCCGGCGGAGGCGGTGGCGGCGTACTCGGAGCTGGCCGCGGACTGTGCCCGCCTGTTCGGGCCGGACGACCTCGCCACCTTCGCCGCCCGCGGCAACCTCGCCGACGTCCGGGCCGGTGGGGGCGACCTGGCCGGTGCGCTAGCCGACTACGAGGACCTGCTCGTCGGCCACCTGCGCGTGCGGGGCGCGTACGACCGCCGCACCCTCGAGGTCCGCTCCCGGATCGCCGCCCTGCACGACGACATGAGAGACGAGCCGCGCGCCGCCGCCCTGTACGAGGAGCTGCTCGGCGACTGCCTGACGCACCTCGGGCCGCTCGACGACATGACCCTGAACATCCGCGGCAAGCTCGCGCGCCTGCGAGGCCAGGCGGGCGACCCCGTCGGGGCCCGCGACCGGTTCGCGGAGCTGCTGGACGAGCACCTGGCGGCGTTCGGTCATGACGACTACCGCACTCTGCTGGTGCGGCACGAACTGGCCGACTGGCGCGCGGCCGCCGGAGATCCGGCCGGGGCCGCCGCGGACCTGGAGGCCATGATCGACGACGCGGTACGGGTCCTGGGGGCCCACCACATCGACGTCTCCCGGGCCCGCTACACCCTGGGACTCCTGCGGAACGAGGCGGGAGACGCCACCGCGGCACCGGCCGGCCTGAGCGAGTCGGCCCACCTGCTGGAGCAGCTGTTCGGGCCCGAGCACCCGCTCGTCGCCGGCAACCGTACCGTGCACCTGATGTGGCAGCACGCGCTGGTGGAGAGCGATCCGGTCACCGCCGCCGAGGTCCTGGCGGAGAACGTCGCCTCCATGCGCGCGCTCCTGGGCCCCGACCACCCCCAGGTGCTGGAGTCCCGCCGTTACCTTCTCAAGATCGAGGGAGTGATCGGTGACCCGGGCCGGACAGCCGAGGAGGTCGCCGTGCTGCTCGCCGACTGCCGGCGGGCCCTGGGCCCTGAGCACCTCCTCACCCTGGCGGTGCGCGCGGACCTGGCCGACTGGCGTGGCGAGGCGGGTGACTACGCCGGCGCGGTCGCCGACCTCCGCGACCTGCAGGAGGACATGACCCGGGTGCTGGGGCCGCACCATCCGGAGACCTTGGACGCCCGCAGGTTGCTCGCCGAGAAACTGGACGCGACGGGCGACACGGCCGGGGCCCTCGCGGTGTACGAGGACCTGATCTCCATCCACGGCCAGGTGCTGGGCCCGGACCACCCGGACACCCTCTGGCTGCGCAGCGCCTCGGCCGACTGCCGCTCCAGCGAGGCGGAGGCCGGCACGATGATCCCGGTCTACCAGGAGCTGATCGCGGACTGCGAGCGGGTGCTGGGCCCGGACCATCCGCGTACGCTCGGCATGCGCGGCCGCCTGCTCGACTGCCGGGGGGAGGCCGGTGAGCCGGCCGCGGCGGCCGAGGAGTGCCGCGAGCTGCTGCTCGGCTACCAGCGGATCATGCCGCCCGACCACATCGAGACCCTGCCCGTCCGCGCCACCTACGCCCAGTTGCTCGCGGACAGCGAGGACTTCGCCGGGTCGGTCACCGTGTACGAGGACCTGCTGCCGGTGGCCCTGCGGATCTGGGGGCCCGACCACTTCGGCTCGCTCATGGTCCGCGGCTGCCTGGCCGAGGTGCGGGCCCGGCGCGACCGCGCCCCGGCCGACGGCCTCGCCGCCTTCGCCGCGCTCTTCGACGACTGCCTGCGCGTCCTGGGCCCCGCCCACCACATCACCGAGGCCACCCGAGCCTTCCTGGACGCCCTGCGCCAGGGCGGTCCGGCCCTCCCGTCCACCACGTACAGCAAGCTCGTGGACCAGTACGCGAAGGCCGAGCGCTCGGGCCGCGCCCTGCCGCCTGCCGCCGGCTGA
- a CDS encoding helix-turn-helix domain-containing protein — MPSPQRRLDPSVPRERFALELQDLHRAAGKPTQQVLAAAMHCSHATVSAILNGHRFPSWEHTRAFVRACGGEEAEWRRRWIQADRESRSDGVVFTPEPAVPESSVLRPAWYLDNEQFYLNAAERVRATHSRILVTYVRRRPPDHYTSEAAAAYFAAVLDWARRPGARSVRRIIGISNRGMRDWVRRHYEDTKDIRNYDARVIRWELDADGINMALFDDSAAFLAFSGVASQELSGFRVDSVEFLRYFVGYFDQLWACGTALEQYVSTQDDTRAF; from the coding sequence ATGCCATCTCCGCAACGCCGGCTCGACCCCTCGGTCCCCCGGGAGCGCTTCGCCCTGGAGCTGCAGGACCTGCACCGCGCGGCGGGCAAGCCGACCCAGCAGGTGCTGGCGGCCGCGATGCACTGCTCCCACGCGACGGTCTCCGCCATACTCAACGGCCACCGTTTCCCGTCATGGGAGCACACCCGCGCTTTCGTCAGGGCATGCGGGGGAGAAGAGGCGGAATGGCGCAGGAGATGGATTCAGGCGGACCGGGAGAGCCGTTCGGACGGCGTGGTCTTCACGCCCGAGCCGGCTGTTCCCGAGTCGAGCGTCCTGCGGCCCGCCTGGTATCTCGACAATGAGCAGTTCTATCTCAACGCGGCCGAGCGGGTCCGGGCCACGCACAGCCGTATTCTGGTGACGTACGTGCGGCGGCGACCGCCGGACCATTACACCAGCGAAGCCGCCGCCGCCTATTTCGCCGCAGTGCTTGATTGGGCCCGCCGGCCAGGGGCGCGGTCCGTGCGGCGTATCATCGGCATCTCCAACCGCGGAATGCGGGACTGGGTGCGCCGCCATTACGAGGACACCAAGGATATTCGTAACTATGATGCCCGGGTCATTCGGTGGGAGCTGGACGCGGACGGCATCAACATGGCGCTGTTCGACGACTCCGCCGCTTTTCTCGCTTTCTCCGGGGTCGCCAGTCAGGAGCTGAGCGGGTTCCGGGTGGACAGCGTCGAGTTCCTGCGTTATTTCGTCGGCTACTTCGACCAGCTCTGGGCCTGCGGCACGGCCCTGGAACAGTACGTGTCCACCCAGGACGACACGCGCGCCTTCTGA
- a CDS encoding VOC family protein, with protein sequence MKAHVSSILLGVRDMEASKRFYTEGLGWKIKDDYGISVFFASDGASPVGFYGREGLADQVGVSPEGSGFSGLVLTYVVRSEARVDEIMAEAGKAGATILKPAGPLSWGGYGGSFADPDGYVWNLGYSARGEDQPYAE encoded by the coding sequence TTGAAGGCACACGTGAGCTCGATCCTCCTCGGCGTCCGGGACATGGAGGCGTCCAAGCGGTTCTACACGGAGGGGCTCGGCTGGAAGATCAAGGACGACTACGGCATCTCGGTGTTCTTCGCGTCGGACGGAGCCTCGCCTGTCGGCTTCTACGGCCGCGAGGGCCTGGCCGACCAGGTGGGCGTCAGCCCCGAGGGCAGCGGCTTCAGCGGACTGGTGCTGACGTACGTCGTCCGCAGCGAGGCCCGGGTCGACGAGATCATGGCGGAGGCCGGGAAGGCCGGCGCCACGATACTCAAGCCCGCAGGTCCCCTGTCCTGGGGCGGGTACGGCGGTTCGTTCGCGGACCCGGACGGCTACGTCTGGAACCTCGGCTACAGCGCCCGGGGAGAGGACCAGCCCTACGCCGAGTAG
- a CDS encoding winged helix-turn-helix transcriptional regulator, whose protein sequence is MEITLSALHGRWTTLVIRELLQGARTFTELRHALPALSDKVLSDRPAHLTEAGVLDRRRQPGWPPRVHYTLTSHGRRLGPVLQALWDWGAAVTASPPES, encoded by the coding sequence GTGGAGATCACCCTCTCGGCCCTGCACGGCCGCTGGACCACCCTGGTGATCCGCGAACTCCTGCAAGGCGCTCGCACGTTCACCGAACTCCGCCATGCCCTGCCCGCGCTGTCGGACAAGGTCCTGTCCGATCGGCCGGCGCACCTGACGGAAGCCGGTGTGCTCGATCGCCGCCGTCAGCCTGGCTGGCCGCCCCGGGTCCACTACACGCTCACCTCTCACGGGCGCCGCCTCGGCCCTGTGCTGCAAGCCCTGTGGGACTGGGGCGCGGCGGTGACCGCGTCCCCACCGGAGAGCTGA